The following proteins are co-located in the Flammeovirga kamogawensis genome:
- a CDS encoding lipoprotein signal peptidase gives MGNTKKLSLTTIYSVAIFVIAIDQLSKLLVHNFMEMGTLGEVHVIGDWFRLHYLLNPGMAFGMQFGNEYGKLFLTLFRILASGGIVYAIYSLYQKANTHLGFLVCISMILGGAIGNAIDSIFYGVLIEGNVIPGSSTPWFHGQVIDMLYFPMVEGNFPSWIPALGGDHFLFFSPVFNIADSAIFLGVTFILIFQNRFTESEN, from the coding sequence ATGGGAAATACAAAAAAATTAAGCCTAACAACAATATATAGTGTTGCCATATTTGTAATAGCTATTGATCAATTAAGTAAATTATTGGTCCATAATTTTATGGAAATGGGTACTCTTGGAGAGGTTCATGTAATAGGAGATTGGTTTAGATTACATTACCTATTAAACCCAGGAATGGCTTTTGGGATGCAGTTTGGTAATGAATATGGTAAACTTTTTCTTACACTTTTTAGAATTCTCGCTTCTGGAGGTATAGTTTATGCTATTTATTCACTTTATCAGAAAGCCAATACTCATCTAGGCTTCTTGGTTTGTATATCTATGATTTTAGGAGGTGCAATAGGGAATGCTATTGATAGTATCTTTTATGGTGTTTTAATAGAAGGAAATGTTATTCCAGGCTCTTCAACACCTTGGTTTCATGGGCAGGTGATTGATATGTTATATTTTCCAATGGTTGAAGGTAATTTTCCTTCATGGATTCCTGCTTTAGGTGGAGATCATTTTTTGTTTTTTAGCCCTGTTTTTAATATTGCAGATTCTGCAATTTTCCTTGGAGTGACATTTATTTTAATTTTTCAAAATCGTTTTACAGAAAGTGAAAATTAA
- a CDS encoding YceI family protein produces MEKSLLSTFLIISLFSTLTFAQSREILNDKSEVKVEGTSSLHDWHCDVESISGSADVSVEGDKVTSVNTLDLTFVVKSLKSGKGSMDKNVYAALKEKSNPNITFKSSKATIDANGVVSAEGQLTIAGATKNVTLTAQSSVNSGVVSFAGKTTFKMTEYSVEPPTAMFGTITTGDEVTIVYNVSI; encoded by the coding sequence ATGGAAAAATCATTATTATCTACATTTTTAATTATTTCACTATTTTCAACATTAACTTTTGCACAATCAAGAGAAATCTTAAATGACAAAAGTGAAGTTAAGGTTGAGGGAACTTCTTCTTTACACGATTGGCACTGTGATGTTGAATCAATTTCAGGTTCTGCAGATGTAAGTGTTGAAGGTGATAAAGTTACATCCGTAAATACATTAGATCTTACTTTTGTTGTAAAAAGCTTAAAGTCAGGTAAAGGATCTATGGATAAGAATGTTTACGCAGCCTTAAAAGAAAAAAGCAATCCTAATATTACGTTTAAATCATCAAAAGCAACAATTGATGCAAATGGAGTTGTTTCAGCTGAAGGTCAATTGACAATTGCTGGAGCCACTAAAAACGTTACTTTAACAGCTCAATCATCGGTAAATTCTGGTGTAGTGTCTTTTGCAGGTAAAACAACTTTCAAAATGACAGAGTATTCAGTAGAGCCACCAACTGCTATGTTTGGTACTATTACTACTGGAGATGAGGTAACGATCGTTTATAACGTATCTATCTAA
- a CDS encoding lactoylglutathione lyase family protein: MNKTGSYPRSFSHIGITVPDIEKAVKFYSEIMGWYVIMPPSDVTEESDTAIGQMCIDVFGKGWGTFKIAHLSTSDGIGVELFSFPTTKAEKPKFDPFNTGLFHFCVQDPNIEELTEKIVAAGGKQRMPIREYYPDSKPYKMVYVEDPFGIVFEIYTHSYELTYSSGAYSE, translated from the coding sequence ATGAATAAAACAGGAAGTTATCCAAGATCATTTTCTCATATCGGTATTACTGTACCAGATATTGAGAAAGCAGTAAAATTCTATTCTGAAATTATGGGATGGTATGTAATTATGCCTCCTTCTGATGTTACTGAGGAAAGTGATACCGCTATAGGTCAAATGTGTATAGATGTATTCGGTAAAGGATGGGGAACATTTAAAATTGCTCACTTATCTACATCAGATGGAATAGGTGTTGAGCTGTTTTCTTTCCCTACGACCAAGGCTGAAAAACCAAAATTTGATCCTTTTAATACAGGTTTATTTCATTTCTGTGTTCAAGACCCTAACATTGAAGAATTGACAGAAAAAATTGTTGCTGCAGGTGGTAAACAAAGAATGCCAATCCGTGAATATTATCCAGATTCAAAACCTTATAAAATGGTTTATGTTGAAGATCCATTTGGAATTGTATTCGAAATTTACACACATAGTTATGAATTAACTTATTCTTCTGGAGCATATTCAGAATAG
- a CDS encoding winged helix-turn-helix transcriptional regulator, which yields MIDKKYECSLRLTMDLIGNKWKPLVLFHLLEGGMRSGELQKTIPEVSNKMFTQTVRELEDDNLVKRTVYAEVPPKVVYELTDLGRSLEGILTSMDLWGKELIEKLS from the coding sequence ATGATTGATAAAAAATATGAATGCTCTCTCCGTTTAACAATGGATTTGATAGGAAATAAGTGGAAACCGCTAGTTTTATTTCATTTGTTGGAGGGAGGTATGCGTTCTGGTGAACTTCAAAAAACAATTCCTGAGGTCTCAAACAAAATGTTTACCCAAACAGTAAGGGAATTAGAGGATGATAACTTAGTAAAAAGAACAGTGTATGCAGAAGTGCCCCCAAAAGTAGTTTATGAGTTGACAGACCTAGGTAGATCATTAGAAGGAATACTTACATCAATGGATTTATGGGGAAAAGAATTAATAGAAAAACTATCTTAA